A region of Argentina anserina chromosome 5, drPotAnse1.1, whole genome shotgun sequence DNA encodes the following proteins:
- the LOC126794423 gene encoding 6-phosphogluconate dehydrogenase, decarboxylating 3, chloroplastic: MEASTALSRIGLAGLAVMGQNLALNIAEKGFPISVYNRTTSKVDETVRRAAAEGDLPLSGQYSPKDFVLSLQRPRSVIILVKAGAPVDQTIAALSAYMEPGDAIIDGGNEWYENTERRIHEAESKGLLYLGMGVSGGEEGARHGPSLMPGGSHQAYSNVQDILHKVAAQVEDGPCVTYIGEGGSGNFVKMVHNGIEYGDMQLISEAYDVLKNIGGLSNSELAAIFDEWNRGELESFLVEITADIFKVKDDLADGFLVDKLLDKTGMKGTGKWTVQQAAELSVAAPTIAASLDCRYLSGLKEERESAEEALKQAGFKEEIGNVVSGVDKKRLIDDVRQALYASKICSYAQGMNLLRAKSIEKGWNLNLGELARIWKGGCIIRAVFLDRIKNAYQRNQGLPNLVVDPDFAKEMVQRQAAWRRVVGLAVAAGISTPGMCASLSYFDTYRRGRLPANLVQAQRDLFGAHTYERIDRPGSFHTEWTKLAQKSSGVGALN; the protein is encoded by the coding sequence ATGGAGGCCTCCACCGCCCTCTCCCGCATCGGCCTCGCCGGCCTCGCCGTCATGGGCCAGAACCTCGCCCTCAACATCGCCGAGAAAGGCTTCCCCATCTCTGTCTACAACCGCACCACCTCCAAAGTCGACGAGACCGTCCGCCGCGCCGCCGCCGAGGGCGACCTCCCCCTCTCCGGCCAGTACTCCCCTAAAGACTTCGTCCTCTCCCTCCAGCGCCCCAGATCCGTCATCATCCTCGTCAAGGCCGGCGCCCCCGTCGACCAGACCATCGCCGCCCTCTCCGCCTACATGGAGCCCGGCGACGCCATCATCGACGGCGGCAACGAGTGGTACGAGAACACCGAGCGCCGCATCCACGAGGCTGAATCGAAAGGGCTCCTCTATCTCGGCATGGGCGTCTCCGGCGGCGAGGAAGGAGCTCGCCACGGCCCGAGCCTCATGCCCGGCGGCTCCCACCAGGCCTATTCGAACGTTCAGGACATTCTACACAAGGTCGCGGCGCAGGTGGAGGACGGGCCGTGCGTGACGTACATCGGCGAGGGCGGCTCCGGCAACTTCGTCAAGATGGTCCACAACGGGATCGAGTACGGCGACATGCAGCTGATTTCGGAGGCCTACGACGTGTTGAAGAACATCGGCGGGCTCTCCAACTCCGAGCTGGCGGCCATCTTCGACGAGTGGAACAGGGGAGAGCTGGAGAGCTTCTTGGTCGAGATCACCGCCGATATTTTCAAGGTCAAGGATGACTTGGCCGATGGTTTCTTGGTGGATAAGTTGCTGGACAAGACCGGGATGAAGGGGACGGGCAAATGGACGGTTCAGCAGGCTGCTGAGCtgtctgtggcggcgccgaCGATTGCGGCGTCGCTGGATTGTAGGTACTTGAGTGGGTTgaaggaggagagggagagcGCCGAGGAGGCGTTGAAGCAGGCAGGGTTTAAGGAGGAGATTGGAAATGTTGTTAGTGGGGTTGATAAGAAGAGgttgattgatgatgtgagGCAGGCTTTGTATGCGTCCAAGATATGTAGCTATGCTCAGGGGATGAACTTGTTGAGGGCCAAGAGTATCGAGAAGGGTTGGAATTTGAACTTGGGGGAGTTGGCTAGGATTTGGAAGGGAGGGTGTATTATTAGGGCCGTGTTTTTGGATAGGATTAAGAATGCTTACCAGAGGAACCAGGGTTTGCCTAACTTGGTTGTTGACCCCGACTTTGCTAAGGAAATGGTGCAGAGGCAAGCTGCGTGGAGGAGAGTTGTGGGTCTGGCTGTGGCCGCCGGGATTAGTACTCCGGGAATGTGTGCTAGTTTGTCATACTTTGATACTTATAGGCGCGGTAGGCTTCCGGCTAATCTTGTTCAGGCCCAAAGAGACTTGTTTGGAGCTCATACTTACGAGAGGATTGATCGCCCCGGCTCTTTTCATACAGAGTGGACTAAACTTGCTCAAAAGAGTTCGGGTGTCGGTGCTCTCAATTGA